In the genome of Anaerolineae bacterium, one region contains:
- a CDS encoding CoB--CoM heterodisulfide reductase iron-sulfur subunit A family protein has product MAPANQREGLPTGAVMVVGGGIGGMRAALDLADAGLRVYLVEQTPCLGGRVAQLGFMFPQHDCVLCRGTPDHGYGCTRPSISPAYIPHNQHPNITVLTGTHVLDVQGQAGDFTVSLRQDPRYVDPARCTGCGRCTEVCPAELPDPYQQGMTPHKAIHKVAARAVPDTYVIERGPYCVSCNRCADACPSAAIDLSEQPRLLTVEVGALILALGFQIYDPTPLEELGYGRYPNVLHAMHYERLASRSGPTEGIVIRPSDHQRPRSIAWLQCIGSRDQQNRYCSSICCMVATKEAMLAKQRLGSDVNCTIFIMDERAFNKEYSSYFARARKKHGVRYIRSRVSGIHEDPTTHNLVLDYAEPDGTLHQETAEMVVLAAGLQPPEGARHLANLLGIELNEYGFCQTDKFTPLQTSRPGIFVCGAFSSPKEIAETIIDASGAAAEAMRLLNDRLNTHPYSREWPFLAPDGVPPERDVSGEPPRVGVFACTCGGTISAVLDLPALAQAAERLPGVVAAGVIDFACLPERLEHLQARIQNEKLNRIVVAACSNRTHEPLFQRAVRMVGLNPYLLEVVNLREQCSRVHRQQPALAQRKAQELVRVAVGRVMAAQPVHKDRHRCRPTALVIGGGVAGMTAALSIADSGYHVHLVERTEMLGGNLLQIHYVAEGYHPQRLLRDLVNRVRAHQRITVHTRTEVISHQGHVGFFRVVLRTTYPDGSTEDREIEYGVTIVATGGRETDQHPLLELPGVITQRQLEEKIIHAPEEIARLRDVVMIQCVRPEDTPEYCSRVCCTNAMKNAVRLRLFNPNCRVSVLYKNIVTYGFREAYYTEARNHGVVFIRYTDDAPPQVIHDGQRLRVRVRDLSLNCDLELPADLVPLSMAIAPAEGTEALAKMLRVPLSSEHFFAEAQIKLRPMDFMREGIFLAGMAHYPKFIEESISHALAAAARALPLLAQQSLYLGGVVARVDPQKCVGCLTCTRVCPFAIPQVIQQEGRTGVGGLGGAAFIDPAQCQGCGTCTAECPANAIQLVHYTDDQMMLRPIGGLGSWLPAAMPGEAT; this is encoded by the coding sequence ATGGCTCCAGCAAACCAGAGGGAAGGCCTACCGACCGGCGCTGTGATGGTCGTCGGTGGAGGCATCGGGGGTATGCGCGCCGCCCTGGATCTGGCGGATGCCGGGCTGCGCGTGTATCTTGTGGAGCAAACGCCCTGTCTAGGCGGGCGGGTAGCGCAACTTGGTTTTATGTTTCCCCAGCACGATTGCGTGCTCTGCCGGGGTACCCCGGATCATGGTTACGGCTGCACCCGCCCCTCCATCTCCCCCGCTTACATACCCCACAATCAGCATCCCAACATCACCGTTCTGACTGGCACGCACGTCCTAGACGTGCAGGGCCAGGCCGGCGATTTTACTGTTTCACTGCGCCAGGACCCGCGCTATGTCGATCCGGCGCGGTGTACCGGTTGCGGGCGTTGCACTGAAGTCTGCCCGGCTGAGCTTCCTGACCCTTACCAGCAGGGCATGACCCCCCACAAGGCGATCCACAAAGTAGCCGCCCGCGCTGTGCCAGACACTTACGTGATCGAGCGGGGGCCATATTGCGTCTCCTGCAACCGTTGCGCTGATGCCTGTCCCAGCGCCGCTATCGATCTGTCCGAACAGCCCCGATTGCTGACTGTGGAAGTGGGCGCTCTGATCCTGGCTCTGGGCTTCCAGATTTATGATCCCACACCACTGGAAGAACTGGGCTACGGTCGTTACCCCAACGTGCTGCACGCTATGCATTACGAACGGCTGGCCAGCCGCTCTGGACCGACAGAGGGCATCGTGATCCGACCCTCTGATCATCAGCGCCCGCGCTCTATCGCCTGGCTGCAGTGCATCGGCTCCCGCGATCAGCAAAACCGCTATTGCTCCTCCATTTGCTGTATGGTGGCGACCAAAGAGGCGATGCTGGCCAAGCAGCGTTTAGGCAGTGATGTCAACTGCACGATCTTCATCATGGATGAACGCGCCTTCAACAAGGAGTACAGTTCCTATTTTGCCAGGGCGCGGAAGAAACATGGCGTCCGCTACATCCGCAGCCGTGTTTCCGGAATCCATGAGGACCCTACCACGCACAACCTTGTCCTGGATTACGCCGAACCGGACGGAACGCTACACCAGGAGACCGCCGAGATGGTGGTGCTGGCCGCCGGACTGCAACCGCCGGAAGGGGCGCGGCACCTGGCGAATCTGCTCGGTATCGAGTTGAACGAGTACGGCTTCTGCCAGACAGACAAATTCACCCCCCTGCAAACCAGCAGGCCGGGGATATTCGTCTGTGGCGCGTTCTCCTCGCCCAAAGAGATCGCCGAGACGATCATCGATGCCAGCGGCGCCGCCGCCGAAGCCATGCGCCTGTTGAACGACCGACTGAACACACACCCCTATTCCCGCGAATGGCCGTTCCTGGCTCCTGATGGCGTGCCGCCCGAACGCGATGTCAGTGGCGAACCGCCACGCGTTGGGGTTTTCGCCTGCACCTGTGGCGGCACCATCAGCGCCGTGCTCGACCTGCCAGCCCTGGCCCAGGCGGCTGAACGACTGCCCGGCGTCGTCGCCGCTGGCGTCATTGACTTCGCCTGTTTGCCCGAGCGGCTGGAACACCTCCAGGCGCGAATCCAGAATGAGAAGCTCAATCGTATCGTGGTGGCCGCCTGTAGCAACCGTACCCATGAGCCGCTATTCCAGCGGGCAGTCCGCATGGTCGGTCTTAATCCTTACCTGCTGGAAGTGGTCAACCTGCGGGAACAGTGTAGCCGTGTCCACCGCCAGCAACCGGCCCTTGCCCAGCGCAAGGCACAGGAGCTTGTTCGGGTAGCTGTCGGGCGGGTGATGGCGGCCCAACCTGTCCACAAGGATCGTCACCGCTGCCGCCCAACAGCCCTGGTGATCGGCGGTGGCGTGGCCGGGATGACTGCTGCACTGTCCATCGCCGATAGCGGCTACCATGTCCATCTGGTTGAACGCACAGAGATGCTGGGTGGCAACCTGCTGCAGATCCACTATGTGGCCGAGGGCTACCACCCCCAGCGTCTGTTGCGCGATCTCGTCAACCGGGTGCGTGCGCACCAGCGCATCACGGTCCACACGCGCACCGAGGTCATCAGCCACCAGGGACATGTCGGCTTCTTCCGCGTCGTCCTGCGCACCACATACCCTGATGGCTCCACCGAAGACCGCGAGATCGAGTATGGCGTGACCATCGTGGCAACCGGCGGACGCGAAACCGATCAGCACCCTCTGCTGGAACTACCAGGCGTCATCACCCAGCGACAACTGGAGGAGAAGATCATTCACGCGCCGGAGGAGATCGCCCGGTTGCGCGACGTGGTGATGATCCAGTGTGTACGACCCGAAGATACGCCCGAATACTGTTCGCGGGTCTGCTGCACCAATGCGATGAAGAACGCCGTGCGCCTCAGGCTATTCAACCCCAATTGCCGGGTCAGTGTGCTCTACAAGAACATCGTGACCTATGGATTCCGCGAGGCCTACTACACCGAAGCGCGCAATCACGGGGTGGTATTCATCCGTTATACCGATGATGCCCCACCGCAGGTCATCCACGATGGTCAGCGCCTGCGCGTCCGGGTGCGTGACCTTTCGCTCAACTGCGATCTGGAGCTACCCGCTGACCTGGTACCCCTGAGCATGGCCATTGCCCCGGCGGAAGGCACGGAAGCGCTGGCAAAGATGCTGCGCGTGCCGCTCTCCAGTGAACACTTCTTCGCCGAAGCACAGATTAAGTTGCGGCCCATGGACTTTATGCGCGAGGGGATCTTCCTGGCGGGGATGGCTCATTACCCCAAGTTCATCGAGGAGAGCATCAGCCATGCGTTGGCCGCCGCCGCGCGGGCGCTGCCGCTCCTGGCCCAGCAATCACTTTACCTGGGCGGCGTGGTCGCTCGTGTCGATCCGCAGAAATGCGTCGGTTGCCTGACCTGCACCCGTGTCTGTCCCTTTGCCATCCCCCAGGTCATCCAGCAGGAGGGGCGGACCGGTGTTGGCGGGCTAGGCGGCGCAGCGTTCATCGATCCGGCTCAGTGCCAGGGCTGTGGCACTTGCACCGCTGAGTGCCCGGCCAACGCCATCCAGCTTGTCCATTACACCGATGACCAGATGATGCTCCGGCCCATCGGCGGGTTGGGGAGCTGGCTGCCCGCCGCCATGCCGGGGGAGGCCACCTGA
- a CDS encoding hydrogenase iron-sulfur subunit, which translates to MSAQQPFEPEITAFYCIYCGYMAADTAGIMDVQYPANVKFVRLPCTGKTDIRYLLEAFEQGADGVYLVACPIGNCHHVRGNERGLARVQRARQILDAIGLGGDRLEIFFMSGSQAQAFAAAARTMTDRIRTLGPNPLKRASQAGEAPHPSEPEPDDEIGWRGRRTGSLPGRR; encoded by the coding sequence ATGAGCGCTCAACAGCCGTTTGAGCCGGAGATCACCGCTTTTTATTGCATCTATTGCGGCTATATGGCCGCTGACACTGCCGGCATCATGGACGTGCAGTATCCCGCCAATGTCAAATTCGTGCGGCTGCCCTGCACCGGCAAGACCGACATCCGCTATTTGCTGGAAGCCTTTGAGCAAGGGGCTGACGGCGTCTACCTGGTCGCCTGCCCCATCGGCAACTGTCACCATGTGCGCGGCAACGAGCGCGGGCTGGCCCGGGTACAACGCGCCAGGCAAATCCTCGACGCTATCGGTCTGGGCGGGGACCGGCTGGAGATATTCTTCATGTCCGGCAGCCAGGCCCAGGCCTTCGCCGCAGCAGCCCGGACGATGACCGACCGCATCAGGACGCTTGGCCCGAATCCACTTAAGCGTGCCAGCCAGGCTGGCGAAGCACCCCACCCCTCTGAACCGGAACCCGACGACGAGATTGGCTGGCGGGGCAGACGCACCGGATCGCTTCCTGGGCGGCGCTGA